Within Sphingobium aromaticiconvertens, the genomic segment TCTTGTCGCCGGGTACCGTGACCGCGCCGGACAGGGATGGGGCGGCGGAAAAGCGCATGGGGGCGGGCTGGTCGAGCGTAGAGGTCATCATGATCCGTGGGGAAGAGGAGCGAAAAAATGCGACCCGGCTTTTGACAGCGCGGTTTGCCTATGGCAAGGCGCCCGTCGCTTCGCGGACGACTGTGTCGAGCCGTGCGATTATCTGTTTTGAAACGAAAAGGACATGGCCGGACATGGTGAAGGCTGAATGGGGTACGAAGCGTACCTGCCCGAAGTGCGGCACGCGCTTTTATGATCTGGGCAATGATTCGCCGGTTGTTTGCATCAGCTGCAACAATCCGTGGGATCCAGAGCCGACCCTGAAGTCGAAGCAGCCACTGCCTTATGAGGAAGTCGCGCCCAAGAAGGTCATCGAGACTGCCGACGGCGAGCTGGAGACGGCGGACGACGATCTGGATGTGGATCTGGATATCGACGAGGACGATGATTCGCCGGATAATGACGTCGATCTGGGCGGCGATGACGACCTGGGCGTCGAAGCCGCTGGCGACGACGACGGTGACGACAACTAAGTCATTTTATGCTTGCAAACGGGGGTACTGCCACCTAATGGCAGCGCCTCCGATGCCGGTCCCAACCGGCTCGGACGATGGTGTTCGGGGCCTTAGCTCAGCTGGGAGAGCGCCTGCATGGCATGCAGGAGGTCAGCGGTTCGATCCCGCTAGGCTCCACCATCATTTCTCATGTTTGTATTGTCCATCTCTATCGAGTTGGGGCATTTGCAGCATGAACCTTTTGAGATGACGATTTGTCCTGATCGCATCCGATGGGGCCTTAGCTCAGCTGGGAGAGCGCCTGCATGGCATGCAGGAGGTCAGCGGTTCGATCCCGCTAGGCTCCACCATATTCCCACTATTGATACGTTCCTTCGGATGGGCATATTGTTTGCCGCTTTCCTCCGTACTATGGATGACGGTGGGGGACATATGAAAGATTCATTGGCTTTGCAGGCCGTCGCGCGCACGGACGATGACGCTATCCGCGCCATATTGGAAGATGTGTGCCGGATCACGCAAATGGGATTTGCCGCAGTCGCCCGCGTGACGGAGGATCGGTGGATAGCCTGTCAAGTGCTCGACAAGATTGAGTTTGGGCTGGACCCCGGCGATGAACTGAAGATCAAGACAACGATCTGCGACGATATTCGCCAGTCGGGTGCTTATGTCGTGATCGATCATGTCGATCTGGACATGGACTGGCGCACGCACCACACGCCTATGCTCTACGGTTTCAAAAGCTATGCGTCCTTCCCGATCCTGCTTGCGGACGGCAGCTTCTATGGAACCTTGTGCGCCATTGATCCCAACCCCAAGTCGGTGAGCGGCGCAGAGGTTGTCACAGCGATGCAGGCCCATGCGCAGAAGGTGGCGGAGATTGTGTCTGCCCGGATCGACATCGCCTCATCCGAGGCATAGGAGGCGCGCTCAGGCCGGATTGACGAAACTGTCCATCACCCGCTTGCGGCCCGCTGTCTCGAAATCGATTTCCAGCTTGTTGCCCTCAATCTCCGCCACGGTGCCATAGCCGAATTTCTGATGGAAGACGCGCAGGCCCACGGTCATGTCGTCGCGACCCTTATTACCCAGTGAAACGGCTGAGGTGCGCGCCTCCACGATGCGGACGGGTTCGCGGCTGAACTGGCCGGAGGATTGCGCGCGTTGCCAGCCGGGACCGCGCCCCGTGCTGCGCTGAACATCGGCGAAGGGGTCGGCGCGTTCCGACCAGTTGGCGCGCCATAGCGACGCCCCGCCCGCCATGCTGCTATCCTCGTTCACATTTTCGGGTGGCAGTTCGCCGACGAAGCGGGATGGAATGGAGCTGGTCCACTGGCCGTAGATCCGGCGGTTGGCGGCGTGCAGGATGATGCATTTGCGCCGCGCACGGGTGATCGCGACATAGGCGAGGCGGCGTTCCTCCTCCAGTGCATTGAGGCCGCCTTCGTCCAGCGCGCGTTGCGAGGGGAAGACGCCCTCTTCCCAACCCACAAGGAAGGTAGTGTCGAACTCCAGCCCCTTGGCCGCATGGATGGTCATGATCGTGACCTTGCGCTCCTCGGCCTTGGCATCATTGTCCATGACGAGGGATACATGCTCCAGAAAGGCACCCAGCGTCTCATATTCCTCCATCGCGCGGGCGAGTTCGGACAGGTTTTCGAGGCGACCGGCGCTTTCGGTCGTGCGTTCGGCCTGAAGCATGGCGGTATAACCGCTTTCGTCCAATATCTGTCGCGCGAGTTCGGCATGGGGCAACTGAGCCGCGCGGTCCCGCCAGCGGGCGAGGTCGCCGATGAAGCTGCCCAGGGCGCGGCGGGCCTGCGGCGTCAGTTCGTCAGTGTCGAGGATACGCGCGGCCGCCAGCATGAGGGGCGTGCCCTCTGCGCGGGCGAGGCGGTGCAGTTTCTCGACCGCCTTGTCGCCAAGGCCGCGCTTGGGAACATTGACGATACGCTCGAACGCCAGATCGTCGGCGGGCTGGTTGACGAGGCGGAGATAGGCGAGCGCATCGCGGATTTCGGCGCGCTCATAAAAGCGGAATCCACCGACGATGCGATAGGGCAGGCCGATCTGGATGAAGCGGTCCTCGAACTCGCGGGTCTGGTGCTGGGCGCGGACAAGGATGGCCACATCGTCCAGTGAACCGCCCTTGCGCTGGATCTGCTCGATTTCTTCGCCGACGCGTCGGGCCTCCTCAGGCCCGTCCCAGATGCCGACGACTTGTACCTTTTCGCCATCCAGCTCCTGCGTCCAGAGTGTCTTGCCAAGGCGTCCGCCATTCTCTGCGATCACCCTGGATGCTGCGGCCAGGATATGTGGGGTGGAGCGATAATTTTGTTCCAGGCGGACGATGGTCGCGCCCGGAAAATCCTTTTCAAACCGCAGGATATTGGCGACTTCTGCACCACGCCATGAATAGATGGACTGGTCGTCGTCGCCCACGCAGCAGATATTCTTGCGCTCCTGCGCGAGCAGGCGGAGCCAGAGATATTGGCTGGAGTTGGTGTCCTGATATTCGTCCACCATGATATATTTGAAGCGCTGCTGATACATGGCCAGCACTTCCCGATCTTTCTTCAGGATCGTCAGAACATGCAGTAGCAAGTCACCGAAATCACAGGCATTTACCTCACGCAATCGCGCCTGATAGGCGGCGTAAAGCTTCTGGCCCTTGCCATTGGCGTAGCCCTCGCTCTCGCCTGCATCGATGTCCTCCGGCGTCCAGCCCCGGTTCTTCCAGCGGTCGATCAGTCCGCCCAGTTGCCGCGCGGGCCAGCGCTTGTCGTCAATCCCCTCCGCCTGGATCAACTGCTTCATCAGGCGCAACTGGTCGTCCGTGTCAAGGATGGTGAAATTGGATTGCAGGCCAACCAGCTCGGCATGGCGACGGAGCATCTTTGCCGCGATGGCGTGGAAGGTGCCGAGCCAGGGCATCCCCTCCACCGCGTTCCCGATCATGCGGCCGACACGCTCGCGCATTTCGCGCGCCGCCTTGTTGGTGAAGGTGACGGCCAGGATTTCCGAAGGCCAGGCTCGGCGGGTGGCGACCAGATGCGCGAGCCGCGCGGTCAGCGCCGCCGTCTTGCCCGTACCCGCGCCCGCAAGCACCAGCACCGGCCCCTCCGTAGTCAGCACGGCTTCGCGCTGCGGCGTGTTGAGGCCGCGGAGATAAGGTGGATCGTCAGGCGAGGGGGCAGGGAAGGTCATATTGTCCTGGACGTAGGGAAAGGGGTAGAGCCGGACAAGAGGCGGGCGAGGGGCAAGCCGTTTGCGTTGCTCCTCGCTATATGAGAACAAAAAGAGAATCAATGGAGGGTGAGATGGTCAAGGGCAACTGTCATTGCGAGGCGATCAGCTATGAGGCGTCAGGCGATCCGGTCTATAGTGCGCTGTGCCATTGTTCGGATTGCCAAAAAAGTGCCGGTGCGCCGATGGTAGGCTGGACATTGTTTCCTGAAGGTCAGGTGACGATCAGCGGCAAGCCGGTCTTGTATCAATCATCGGAAGATGCGACCCGGCATTTCTGCGGGAATTGCGGCACCGGGCTGTTCTACACCAATCTAGTGACCTTTCCCGGCATGATCGACATACAGACGGCGACGCTGACCGATCAGTCTGTTTTCCCGCCTGCTATCCATGTCCAATATGTCGAAGCCGCACCGTGGATGGAGGGGGCTGGCGCTTTGCCCAAATTCGACCGCTATCCGGCATAGGGCTTCGGTCTTTCCTTTCCTCAACTGATGGCGTGCCGGGACCGCTTCGTCGCTGAAGCGGAACGGGTGCGTCATGGTCTTTGTTCTTGTCCCATGCCTTCGCGGCAGAACAGATAAGAACAGGAAAGGATATTTCCCATGAAGAGCCTGATGCTGGCGGGTGCCGCCATGCTGACCTTTACAATCGGTCTGCCCGGGGCTGCGGTTGCTCAGATGTCCGCGCCCTCCCAGGCGCCGGGCGCTCAACCGCCACCGTCGCCGGGTTCAGCCATGCCGCCGACGGGAGAGAGTGCGCCCATGCCTGCGCCGCCTGCCGCGCCACCTGCGGGAGCGGACCCCAACGCCGCGCAACCGACGGGTGCCGTTCCCGCCGATCCGGGCATGGCGCCAGCCCCAGCGGGAGCGCCGAGTGATCCAACTGCACCGGTAGGGTCGTCCGAAAACCCGGTGACGGTGGGTGGCAACATGACGCCCCCACCGGCAGAGGCGAAGGAATATCCGCTGTGTAGCAAGACGGTGCAGGACAGTTGTATGAATCCGGGTGAGGCGAAGCGGTCGAAAGCGAAAAAGCGTCGCTGAATGAAGCAGGCCATCGGGGCAGGGCGGCTATATGAGTGCCCCCAGCCCCGATCGGTCATGTGCAACATTGGGCGCGTGGAAGCGGGTTGGCGGATTTTCTGATCGCCGAGCAAGTGGGCGCTTACGCGTCCGCTTGCTCCCCCGCGCGCAATAGCGTGATCCGCGCTTTGCCGACATCCCGCACGGTGTCCACGGTAAACCCCTTGACGACGACATCCTCGCGCCGGTCGGTTTCGATACTGATCCAGGTGGCGGGGCCGGTCCAGCCGAGGCGGGCCAGCTTGTCGAGCGCCACCGCGCCTGCGCCACTGGCATAGGGCGGGTCCATGAAGATCAGGTCGAGAGGGGCGGGCGCCCGGCCTAGTGACAGGACCGAAGCCTGGCGAATGTCAGGGCGTATGCCCAGCCTGTCGCCATTGGCGCGGATCGAGTCGGCGGCGGCCTTGTCCTGCTCGACGAACAGGCAGGTGGCCGCGCCGCGCGAGAGTGCCTCGAACCCTAGAGCGCCTGATCCAGCGAAAAAATCGCCTACGGCCAGCCCCTCGAAATCGCCGATCCGGCTGAGTAGCATGGAAAAGAGCGTTTCACGGGTACGATCAGCGGTGGGCCGTGTGAGATCACCCTTGGGCGCGACCAACGGGCGGCCGCGCCATGTTCCGGAAATGATCCTCATCCCTGCTTCGTACTTTTCCTGAGAGTGGCGCGAAAAGCGTCCAACTCATGCTGGCGCACCTCTTCGACTGCGCCAGATGCCAGGTCGCCAAGCCCGAACGGGCCATAGCTGGTGCGGATGAGTCGATTGACCTCCAGGCCCAGATGTTCGAGCACGCGACGGACTTCGCGGTTCTTGCCTTCGGTCAGGGTCATTTCGATCCACTGGTTCCGGCCTGTTCGGCGTTCCAGATTGGCTTCGATTCGGCCATAATGCATGCCGTCAATCTCTACACCGTCGAACAAATCCTCCAACTGCTGCTGGCTGACCTCGCCAAAGGCGCGGGCGCGGTAGGTGCGCGGCACGCCGCTGGCGGGCAGTTCCATCTGGCGCTTGAATTCGCCGTCATTGGTCATCAGCAACAGACCTTCGGTAGTCATGTCGAGGCGGCCAATGGGCATCAGGCGTGGCAGGTCCGGGGCCAAAATGTCGTAGATGGTCGAACGGCCGCGCGGATCACGCTCTGTCGTCAGGTAGCCGGAAGGCTTGTGGAAAAGGAACAGGCGTGCTGGTGCAGGGGCGCTGACCGCCACGCCATCGACAGTGACGCCGTGGAGCGTGTCGAGCAGTGTCGCGGGCGTTGTCAGCGCTTCGCCGTTCAGGGCCACGCGGCCATCCTCGATCATTCGCTCGACTTCCCGGCGGGAAGCGATGCCGGCGCGGGCCAGTAGTTTGGCGATGCGCTGCGGACCCTCACCCTCCGTTGCGCCGACGCGCGCGGGGTGCGGGTTCGTGTTCGCGAGACGCGGCTTCTTGGGACCAATGGGCTTTGAGGCCCAAGGCTTGGCGGAGGCACCGGACAAAGCACCCGTCTTACGCTGGCCGAAGACTGGGCGAGCGGCACCCGGTGCTGTCGGCTTGCGGCCTGTGCCCGGTCTTTTTGGTGGCCCGGATTTTTTTGGCGGTTCCAGGGAAGGGGTTCCTTTTCGTGAGCGCGTGTCATCCCCATATAGCAGGCACGCGTGAAATGACGAATGGTGCCGTCTCCAAGCCTGCGCGAGGGGACCGGCGGCGCTAAAGGGAAACCGGCAGGCCGCCCGCAGCGTTTATCATGGACGCATTGGCGCAAGCAGGGCGGATCGGCAAATGCTTTTCGGACGGGAATTGATTACGCGGGTCGTTGGCGGACGGGACAGGGCCATCCACACGATCCTGATCGTCGAGGATGAGCCGCTTGTCGCGTTCGATAACGAGCATCTGCTGGTCCATTCGGGATATGATGTTGCCGCGACCGTCGATAGCTATGACCATGCCATCTCCGCGATTGATGCGGGTGGGATCGACCTGGTGATTGCCGATATCAGTTTGCGGGGTGAGCGAAACGGGGTGGATATTGCGCGCTATGCCCATGCCCTCGCCATACCGGTCCTGTTCGTTACCGGCGCTTGTCCCGCCGACGCGCAGGCGCTGGCGATCGGGTGCCTCGCCAAGCCCTATTCGCAGCGTGACTTGCTGCTGGCGATCGAGGTAGCGGACGCCCTGATGCGGTCCACCCAACCGCCGCGGCCCCCTGTGGGCATGAGTGTGTTTTCGCAGGTCGCCTGATTTCACGCTTCTGTCGCTTGCCAGTCCGGTATTTGCCCATATGGTGGCGCCGGATCGCGAATAAGGGGCAAGGCAAGAATGACGCAGGTCGCGCAAGGAACGAAAAGCTGGCTGGATGCGCTGCGCCCCTATGGTGAGCGGGCCCCGCTGGCGGCGCTGGCGCTGGGCATATCATCCGGTTTCCCCTTCGCGATGATCGGCGCCAATCTGGCGTCGCGGCTGGCGCAGGACGGCATCGACAAGAAAAGCGTTACGGCGTTCAGCCTGGTGCTGCTGGCCTATAATTTCAAATGGTTATGGGCCTGGGTTATTGAAGGGGTTCAACTGCCCGTGCTGCATTGGCTGGGGCAGCGCGTGTCGTGGATGCTGTTGACGGGCATCCTTGTGATGGCGGCGGTTGTCAATCTGGCGTTCGTCGATCCGTCGAGCGACATCATGGCCACCGTTCGCGCCGCTATCCTGCTGGGTATTGCCGGGGCCACGTTCGACATCATCATCGACGGCTATCGCATTGAGATATTAAAGCCCGAACAAATGGGCGTTGGCGCAGGCATGTCGCAATATGGCTGGCGCATAGGCGCGGCCGCAGCGGGTGCTTTGGGTTTGGTGATTGCCCAGCATTGGAACTGGACGATCGCCTATATCGTCTGCGCGGGCTTTGCCTTGCCGGCGATGATCGCCGCGTTGGTGGTGGGGGAACCAGAAAGGCACCATCCGATCGCATCGCGAAAAAGCGGGGGCGAACTGGTGCAGGCGATCATCGGACCGTTCGTCGACTTTTTCCGGCGCAAGGGTGCGTTGCTCGTGCTGTTGTTCATCATCGTGCATAAGATCGGCGATACGCTTGCCAACCTGACATTCCGACTGCTTTTCAATGACCTTGGCTATACGAACGACGAGATTGCAATTTATGACGTCGGAGTGGGGTTCTGGGCCTTGCTGGCGGGGATTTTCGTGGGCGGCATCCTGTATGCGCGATTGGGGTTGAAGCGCTCGGTACTGATCAGCCTGATCCTGATGGCGATATCGAACTTCAGTTTTGCGGGGCTTGCGGCAGCGGGCAAGAGCAACATGGGGATGGCGGGCGCGATCGGGTTCGAGAATTTCGCGAGCGGGATCGGCGGTGTCGCGGTCGTCGCCTATTTCTCGGCGCTATGTGATCTGCGCTTTACCGCCGCGCAATATGCAATGATCTCCGCTGCGGCGAGCATTGTCGGGCGGTTCCTGACGGGCACGACCGCAGGCTCTCTGATCGAGCGGTTCGGCTATGTCGATTTCTACCTGCTGACCACTGCGCTGGCCGTGCCGGGCATCATCCTCTTCTGGTTGATGATGCGGAGCGGCCTGATCGACGCCAGCGTCGGCAGTGCGGGGAGGGAGCGTGCCCCAACTGATCAGGCCGCAGATTCTTAACCCGCCGCGTAGAGGTCGAGCGGGCGGCCCAGGTCGCCATAGCTTTGCGCGACGGCCTGAAGGCAGGTGAGCGCGCCCAAGGCGTTGTCATTGTCAAGCAAGGTCGTAAGGCGGTGATAGGCTGCGGGAGCATCGTTCAGCGCTTCGCCGACCGCCTGCATGATCTGCGCCTCATCGCTGGTCATCCGGGCGCAGCAACAGGGGGCGACCAGGATCTTGCGGCTGGATGCGCGCGCCATTTCCAGCATCATCGCGCGCATCAGCACCAGTGGACGGCGATAGCTTTTGCCGAAACCGCCCAGCATCGCATGGGCGGCATGGGCGTCATTCACGCCCGCACTTGCCATCCGGCGCAGCGCAAAGAGGAACAGGCGATTGCCATAGCCGCAGGGCGGCATGATCTGATGCTGGGCTGTCGCGGACTGGTTTTCTTGCATGGCGCGCCTTCCTTCTCTCCAAAGACTGGAAAGGAAGGTACGCTATTGCGAGTCAATCGCAAGTAAAAAAGAAAGCTTTGCGATCAGTCGGGCAATTGTGCGTTCAACCGAAGAATCTGGCCTGCCAAATAGAGGGAGCCGCCAATGAGGATGCTGGGTGGTCGCGCGCCCTGCGTGGACATGGCGATCGCGTTGATGGCCTGTTCCGGGCTGTCATGCGCGGTGCAGCCGATCGACCAACGCGCCGCCACTTCGGCAAAACGTTCGGCCGGATGATGATCGTGGCCAGGAACGGGCAGGGCGTGGATATGCCCGATCTTTCCCGCGAAAGGCGCGAGGAACGCCTCCACATCCTTGTTCGCCAACATCCCGATGATGAGGTGCAAAGGCTCGCCTGCCAGCCGTTCCTTGGTGAAGAAGGCGCCGATCGCCTCGCCCGCGCCCGCATTATGACCGCCATCGAGCCAGACGGTGCTTTCAGGGGGCAGCGGTGATAGCAGAGGCCCGTGGTCCAGCCGTTGCAGCCGCGCGGGCCAGTGCGCCCAGAGCGGCGCGGCTTTCAGTGCGGCCTCCGACACCGGGACGACATCCTGATGCCGCAACATGGCGAAGGCGAGCGCGGCGTTCATGGTCTGGTGCGCGCCGGGCAGGCGCGGCAGCGGCGTTTCGATACGTCCCTGCGAATCGCGATAATGGAGGCGGTTGCGATAGCTGGCCGCGTCCCATGTGTCGCCCATCGACAGCCATTGCGAACGGGCGCGCGTTACCGCCTCCAGCAACACGGGGCGCAGGGTTTCGGAGTAACGCTGGGTGACGAGGGAGACGCCGGGCTTTGCGATTCCGGCTTTCTCTGCCGCGATCTGCGCGAGGCTGTCGCCCAGGAAGGTCTGATGATCGATGCCGAGTTGGGCGATGCCGCAAATAACGGGATCGACAAGCACGTTGGTCGCATCGAGCCGCCCGCCAAGGCCAACCTCGACGATGCAGGCGTCGGCGGGATGTTCGGCAAAGGCGAGGAAGGCGGCGGCGGTCGTCACCTCGAAAAAGCTGGCATCGACGCCCTCAGCAATGTCCAGCACCCGCTCCAGATAGCGGGCGAGTGCGGCATCCTCGATCAGGGTGCCGCCGATGCGAATGCGTTCGTTGAATCGGACGAGATGGGGCGAGGTGAAGACGTGAACGCTCTTGCCGTCCGCCTCCAGTGCTGCGCGCAGGAAGGCGCAGGTCGATCCCTTGCCATTGGTGCCAGCAACATGGAATGTTGGCGGCAATGCGCGATGCGGATCGCCCAACCGCTCCAGCAGTCGTGCTATCCGCTCCAGCCCCAGCGTGTCGGCACCGGGCGAGAGCGTCCATAGCCGGTCAAGCTGTGCCTGCACATCGGCACTGTCGGAGATGGCATGATCTGGCACGGCGTTGCTCCCGCGCCGCCGGTCAGGCCGCCGCCGCGGGCGTCAGATAGCCGATCACCCGCGCCAGCGTGTCGCGCAGGTTGTGACGTTCCACCACCATGTCGAGCATTCCGTGGTCGAGCAGATATTCGGCGCGCTGGAACCCCTCGGGCAGCTTTTCGCGGATCGTGCTTTCGATGACACGCTGGCCTGCAAAGCCGATCAGCGCGTTCGGTTCGGCGATCTGGATATCGCCCAGCATCGCATAGCTGGCGGTGACGCCGCCGGTCGTCGGATCGGTCAGCACGACGATATAGGGCAGACCCGCCGCGTGCAGCTTTTGAATGGCGACGGTCGCGCGCGGCATTTGCATCAGGGACAATATCCCTTCCTGCATCCGTGCACCGCCCGCCGCAGTGAAGATCACATAAGGGCTTTTATGGGCGATCGCGTCGTTGACGCCCTGAATGAAGGCTGCGCCCACGCCCATGCCCATCGACCCGCCCATGAAGGCGAAATTCTGGACACCCATGACCAACGGCACGTCATCGATCGCGCCGCGCGCGTTGATCAGCGCATCCTGATCGCCGGTCGACTGGCGTGCGGCCTTGATACGGTCGGGATAGCGTTTGGAATCGCGGAATTTTAGCGGATCTTCGGCGACCGAGGGTGTGGGCAGCAGAATGAATCCGGGGTCGAGGATCTGTGAGAAGCGTTCCGCCGGGCCGATCCGGCCATGATAGCCGCAGCGTGGACAAACCGAGAGATTATCCTCCCACTCCTTGATGAACACCATGTCGCTGCACGAAGGGCATTTATGCCACAGCGTTTCGGCGGTTGTGTCCTTCTTGGCAATGAAGGGAATGGCGTTACGTACCCGATTGATCCAGCTCATGCGGCATTCTCCCGGCCGATCGCCCGGCCAAGCGAACCGGCGCTGACGAGCGCGTCCTTGAGCGAAGCGACGAAATCCTTGACGAAGGGCGCGGCGGCACCCCCGTGCGAACCGATAATGTCGACAATGGCAGAGCCGACGATCACACCATCGGCGATCCGACCGATGGCGGCGGCCTGTTCCGGCCCGCGCACACCGAAACCCACGGCGATCGGCAGGTCGGTCGAGGGACGCAGCCGCGCCAACGCCATTTCGATCGTGGCGTGCGCGGCCTGTTGCTTGCCAGTGATGCCAGCGACTGCGACTTGATAGAGAAAACCGCTGGCGCCATCGAGGACGGCGGGCAGGCGCACGGCGTCGGTGGTCGGCGTCGCCAGGCGGATGAGGTGGATGTCAGCGTCACGCAGCGCAGGGCCGATTTCCGCGTCTTCCTCCGGCGGTACATCGACGCAGATGACGCCATCGATGCCGGCGGCCTTGACTTGCATGGCGAACCAGTCGGCCCCGCGTACCAGCATGGGATTGGCATAGCCCATCAATACCAGTGGCACGTCAGGGTGCCGTGCGCGAAAAGCGGTGGCGATGGCGAGAATATGGGCGGTTTTTGTGCCCGCACCCAGACTGCGAAGGTTCGCCAGTTCGATCGCGGGGCCATCGGCCATCGGATCGGTGAAGGGCATCCCCAATTCGATGATGTCAGCGCCGCCTTCGACAAGTGCGTCAAGGATATTGCCGGTTGCATCAGGCGTAGGATCGCCAGCGGTCACAAAGGTGATCAGCGCGGCGCGGTTCTGCGCTTTGCAGGCGGCAAAGCGGGTGGCCATCCGGTCCATGCTCATATCTCCACCCCCAGCGCGGCGGCAACGGTGAAGATGTCCTTGTCACCCCGGCCGGAGAGATTGACGACGATGATCTTGTCCGCGTCCATCGTCGGCGCGACCTGCTCGGCGGCAGCGATGGCGTGGGCGGATTCGAGTGCGGGGATGATCCCTTCCAATGACGAAAGGGTCTGGAAACTGGCCAGCGCCTCGTCATCGGTGATGGGCATATATTGCACCCGGCCGATTTCGTGCAGCCAGCTATGTTCCGGGCCGATGCCGGGATAATCGAGGCCCGCCGAGATACTGTGCGCCTCGGTGATCTGGCCATCCTCATCCTGAAGCAGATAGGTGCGGTTGCCATGGAGGATGCCAGATGCGCCACCCGCCAGGCTGGCGGCGTGCTTGCCGGTCAGGCCTTCGCCCGCAGCCTCCACACCGATCATGGCGACGTCCGCGTCATCCAGGAAAGGGTGGAACATGCCGATGGCGTTGGAGCCGCCACCGACCGGCGCGATCAGCAGGTCGGGCAGGCGGCCTTCGGCCTCCACGATCTGCGTGCGGGTTTCGGTACCGATCACGGACTGGAAGTCGCGGACCATCTCTGGATAGGGATGTGGCCCTGCGGCGGTGCCGATGATGTAGAATGTATCGTGGACGTTCGAGACCCAGTGACGCAGAGCATCGTTCATCGCGTCCTTGAGGGTCTGGGAACCGGACGTGACGGAAATCACCTCTGCACCCAGCAGCTTCATGCGGAAGACGTTGGGTTGCTGCCGCGCGACATCCTTGGCGCCCATGAAGATGGTGCATTTAAGGCCGAACAGCGC encodes:
- the rsmD gene encoding 16S rRNA (guanine(966)-N(2))-methyltransferase RsmD, giving the protein MRIISGTWRGRPLVAPKGDLTRPTADRTRETLFSMLLSRIGDFEGLAVGDFFAGSGALGFEALSRGAATCLFVEQDKAAADSIRANGDRLGIRPDIRQASVLSLGRAPAPLDLIFMDPPYASGAGAVALDKLARLGWTGPATWISIETDRREDVVVKGFTVDTVRDVGKARITLLRAGEQADA
- a CDS encoding DUF6628 family protein, with amino-acid sequence MQENQSATAQHQIMPPCGYGNRLFLFALRRMASAGVNDAHAAHAMLGGFGKSYRRPLVLMRAMMLEMARASSRKILVAPCCCARMTSDEAQIMQAVGEALNDAPAAYHRLTTLLDNDNALGALTCLQAVAQSYGDLGRPLDLYAAG
- a CDS encoding GFA family protein; amino-acid sequence: MVKGNCHCEAISYEASGDPVYSALCHCSDCQKSAGAPMVGWTLFPEGQVTISGKPVLYQSSEDATRHFCGNCGTGLFYTNLVTFPGMIDIQTATLTDQSVFPPAIHVQYVEAAPWMEGAGALPKFDRYPA
- a CDS encoding ATP-dependent helicase — protein: MTFPAPSPDDPPYLRGLNTPQREAVLTTEGPVLVLAGAGTGKTAALTARLAHLVATRRAWPSEILAVTFTNKAAREMRERVGRMIGNAVEGMPWLGTFHAIAAKMLRRHAELVGLQSNFTILDTDDQLRLMKQLIQAEGIDDKRWPARQLGGLIDRWKNRGWTPEDIDAGESEGYANGKGQKLYAAYQARLREVNACDFGDLLLHVLTILKKDREVLAMYQQRFKYIMVDEYQDTNSSQYLWLRLLAQERKNICCVGDDDQSIYSWRGAEVANILRFEKDFPGATIVRLEQNYRSTPHILAAASRVIAENGGRLGKTLWTQELDGEKVQVVGIWDGPEEARRVGEEIEQIQRKGGSLDDVAILVRAQHQTREFEDRFIQIGLPYRIVGGFRFYERAEIRDALAYLRLVNQPADDLAFERIVNVPKRGLGDKAVEKLHRLARAEGTPLMLAAARILDTDELTPQARRALGSFIGDLARWRDRAAQLPHAELARQILDESGYTAMLQAERTTESAGRLENLSELARAMEEYETLGAFLEHVSLVMDNDAKAEERKVTIMTIHAAKGLEFDTTFLVGWEEGVFPSQRALDEGGLNALEEERRLAYVAITRARRKCIILHAANRRIYGQWTSSIPSRFVGELPPENVNEDSSMAGGASLWRANWSERADPFADVQRSTGRGPGWQRAQSSGQFSREPVRIVEARTSAVSLGNKGRDDMTVGLRVFHQKFGYGTVAEIEGNKLEIDFETAGRKRVMDSFVNPA
- a CDS encoding TIGR02300 family protein, with the protein product MVKAEWGTKRTCPKCGTRFYDLGNDSPVVCISCNNPWDPEPTLKSKQPLPYEEVAPKKVIETADGELETADDDLDVDLDIDEDDDSPDNDVDLGGDDDLGVEAAGDDDGDDN
- a CDS encoding pseudouridine synthase; translation: MEPPKKSGPPKRPGTGRKPTAPGAARPVFGQRKTGALSGASAKPWASKPIGPKKPRLANTNPHPARVGATEGEGPQRIAKLLARAGIASRREVERMIEDGRVALNGEALTTPATLLDTLHGVTVDGVAVSAPAPARLFLFHKPSGYLTTERDPRGRSTIYDILAPDLPRLMPIGRLDMTTEGLLLMTNDGEFKRQMELPASGVPRTYRARAFGEVSQQQLEDLFDGVEIDGMHYGRIEANLERRTGRNQWIEMTLTEGKNREVRRVLEHLGLEVNRLIRTSYGPFGLGDLASGAVEEVRQHELDAFRATLRKSTKQG
- a CDS encoding AmpG family muropeptide MFS transporter; the encoded protein is MTQVAQGTKSWLDALRPYGERAPLAALALGISSGFPFAMIGANLASRLAQDGIDKKSVTAFSLVLLAYNFKWLWAWVIEGVQLPVLHWLGQRVSWMLLTGILVMAAVVNLAFVDPSSDIMATVRAAILLGIAGATFDIIIDGYRIEILKPEQMGVGAGMSQYGWRIGAAAAGALGLVIAQHWNWTIAYIVCAGFALPAMIAALVVGEPERHHPIASRKSGGELVQAIIGPFVDFFRRKGALLVLLFIIVHKIGDTLANLTFRLLFNDLGYTNDEIAIYDVGVGFWALLAGIFVGGILYARLGLKRSVLISLILMAISNFSFAGLAAAGKSNMGMAGAIGFENFASGIGGVAVVAYFSALCDLRFTAAQYAMISAAASIVGRFLTGTTAGSLIERFGYVDFYLLTTALAVPGIILFWLMMRSGLIDASVGSAGRERAPTDQAADS
- a CDS encoding GAF domain-containing protein, producing the protein MKDSLALQAVARTDDDAIRAILEDVCRITQMGFAAVARVTEDRWIACQVLDKIEFGLDPGDELKIKTTICDDIRQSGAYVVIDHVDLDMDWRTHHTPMLYGFKSYASFPILLADGSFYGTLCAIDPNPKSVSGAEVVTAMQAHAQKVAEIVSARIDIASSEA
- a CDS encoding response regulator; translated protein: MLFGRELITRVVGGRDRAIHTILIVEDEPLVAFDNEHLLVHSGYDVAATVDSYDHAISAIDAGGIDLVIADISLRGERNGVDIARYAHALAIPVLFVTGACPADAQALAIGCLAKPYSQRDLLLAIEVADALMRSTQPPRPPVGMSVFSQVA
- a CDS encoding Fe-S oxidoreductase, coding for MKSLMLAGAAMLTFTIGLPGAAVAQMSAPSQAPGAQPPPSPGSAMPPTGESAPMPAPPAAPPAGADPNAAQPTGAVPADPGMAPAPAGAPSDPTAPVGSSENPVTVGGNMTPPPAEAKEYPLCSKTVQDSCMNPGEAKRSKAKKRR